Below is a genomic region from Pseudarthrobacter sulfonivorans.
CCCCACTATGTGGACCACTACCCCGGTCAGCATCGAGACGGGCAGCCAGGTCCACTGCTCCGGCGCGAACCAGGTCACCAGTCCGGCCATGGCCAGGGCAAAGATCCAGTTGCTGATAAATCCGGACTTGGGAAACAGCTTCAGCGCCTTGGCCGCAATGTTGATCATGAACATGCACAGCAGGCCGGCACCCACGGACAGCAGGCCCCAGTTCGTCTGCAGCTGGAACTGCCCGGCCATCATGGCCAGCAGCACAAAGAACGCCGCACCGAGCACCGAGTGGGTGCCTTGCCGGTGCCCGCCGCTGGCGTTCTCAATACCCACGGCAATCAGGTTGGACAGCGGTGGCAGCGAGTTGGCCATTGTGCTGTGGCGGTGGTCCCAGTCACACACGAGCGCCGTCCCCGCCGTCGCCATCCCGCCGATGAGGATTCCCGTGGCGTCCAGCGGATACCAGCCCAGCGTGTACGGCCCCGTTGAGGCAATAGCTACCCACGCCGCGGCCCCCGACGCGGCGTGATGTCCTCCCATCAAGCTCTAACTCACCGCCAGCGGTGCGTCGGAGAAGATGTTGCGGATGACCCCGTTGGCCCATTCCAGGATTTCGGCGTCCTGCAGGTCGCGGCCGCCGATCCTGGCCGTCTTGGGCTTCGGAATCAGCACCGCGTCCAGGGCGGGCTTGGACTGCGAACCCGGGTACATCCGGGTCAGCCGCATCAGCTTCGACTCCGGCAGCTGCGCCGGCGAGAACTTGATGAAGTTCCCCTGGAGTGCGACGTCGGACAGGCCGGCTTCGCGGGCACCCACCCGGAAGCGGGCCACGGCGATGAGGTTCTGGACCGGAAGCGGCGGTTCACCGTAACGGTCCACAAGCTCGGCCAGGACCTCCTCGATGGCCTCGTACGTCAACGCGGAGGCCAGCTTGCGGTAGGCCTCCAGGCGGAGCCGCTCCCCCGGCACATAATCGTGCGGGAGGTGGGCGTTGACCGGCAGCTCGATCTTCATTTCGGCGGCCTTTTCCTCGGCGTCGCCGCGGAAGTCTGCCACCGCCTCACCCACCAGGCGGATGTAGAGGTCGAAGCCGACGCCCTGGATGTGGCCGGACTGCTCGCCGCCCAGCAGGTTGCCGGCGCCGCGGATTTCGAGGTCCTTCATGGCCAGCTGCATGCCGGCTCCGAGCTCGTTGTGCGTGGCCACGGCCTTGAGGCGTTCCAGGGCCACCTCGCCCAGGGGCTTCTCGGACGGGTACAGGAAGTAGGCATATGCGCGTTCACGGCCGCGGCCCACCCGGCCGCGGAGCTGGTGCAGCTGGGAGAGGCCGTATTTATCGGCCCCGTCCACGATCAGGGTGTTGGCGTTGGAGATGTCCAGGCCGGTTTCGATGATGGTGGTGCATACCAGGACGTCGAAACGCTTTTCCCAGAAGTCCACGATGATCTGCTCCAGCCGGCTCTCGGACATCTGCCCGTGCGCCACCTCAACACGTGCTTCCGGAACCAGTTCACGGATCTTCGCGGCCGTCCGGTCGATGGTGGACACCCGGTTATGCACAAAGAACATCTGGCCTTCGCGCATCAGCTCACGCCGGATGGCTGCCGAGGTCTGCTTGTCCGTGTACGGTCCCACATATGTCAGCACGGGATGGCGTTCCTCCGGCGGGG
It encodes:
- a CDS encoding metal-dependent hydrolase gives rise to the protein MGGHHAASGAAAWVAIASTGPYTLGWYPLDATGILIGGMATAGTALVCDWDHRHSTMANSLPPLSNLIAVGIENASGGHRQGTHSVLGAAFFVLLAMMAGQFQLQTNWGLLSVGAGLLCMFMINIAAKALKLFPKSGFISNWIFALAMAGLVTWFAPEQWTWLPVSMLTGVVVHIVGDMITTGGVPLLWPIVIKPPKFLRKLPVLNDVWKANGAFSLPLLGRAGSRREWLVLIPVSAYAMVGMCLAAWSLAKAHFPAALTALGNAIHP